The following are from one region of the Chlamydiota bacterium genome:
- a CDS encoding glycosyltransferase family 4 protein yields the protein MRMLYLCHQYWPALCGSGIFFQEMAERLAKEGHSVSVFTTDALHFERFVRRDGARVVVRRETRGGVSIRRFPLRHIPNYDRLRWRLKRLPFPAAPHLFGTGFLPGMAREGLRHHRVDAVHAGLVPYGMLLYLAWRIARREGVPLIYSPFVHTGEPHDERVLRIHTDPAQMKLLAEADAVIAQTSIEAEALRRAGVPADTIRIVGMGVDAVGLRGGDGERFRRAHGLRGTVLFSVGPKARDKGAEQTVRAFERLLADGRDVSLVLAGPTYDSFRSFHASLPPAVGGRIAMLERVEGEEKRDLFAAGDIYVMPSRNESFGMVYLEAWACGVPVIGCAAGGVPAVVEDGADGFLVPFGDVDLLADRIRLLLDAPERRREMGRRGRDKVASRYTWEIQYGKVKRLYASLGLLAG from the coding sequence ATGAGAATGCTCTATCTTTGCCATCAGTACTGGCCGGCCCTTTGCGGTTCGGGGATCTTCTTCCAGGAGATGGCGGAGCGCCTCGCAAAGGAGGGGCACAGCGTCTCCGTCTTCACGACGGACGCCCTTCATTTCGAGAGGTTTGTGCGCCGGGACGGCGCGAGGGTCGTCGTACGCAGGGAGACGCGCGGCGGCGTCTCGATACGGCGGTTCCCCCTTCGCCACATCCCCAACTACGACCGCCTCCGGTGGCGCCTCAAACGCCTTCCGTTCCCGGCCGCCCCGCACCTCTTCGGCACCGGTTTCCTGCCCGGGATGGCGCGCGAAGGGCTGAGACACCACCGGGTGGATGCGGTGCACGCGGGCCTCGTGCCCTACGGGATGCTCCTCTACCTCGCGTGGAGGATCGCGCGGAGAGAAGGGGTTCCGCTGATCTACAGCCCGTTCGTCCATACGGGGGAACCGCACGACGAACGGGTGCTCAGGATCCACACCGATCCCGCCCAGATGAAACTCCTCGCCGAGGCGGATGCCGTCATCGCCCAGACCTCCATCGAGGCGGAGGCGCTGCGGCGGGCGGGCGTCCCCGCCGATACAATCAGGATCGTGGGAATGGGCGTCGACGCGGTCGGCCTGCGCGGAGGTGACGGGGAGCGGTTCAGAAGGGCGCACGGCCTGCGGGGAACCGTCCTCTTCTCCGTAGGCCCCAAGGCGCGGGACAAGGGCGCTGAGCAGACGGTGCGGGCCTTCGAGCGTCTCCTCGCCGACGGCCGCGACGTCTCACTCGTTCTCGCGGGGCCCACCTATGACTCCTTCAGATCGTTTCACGCGTCGCTCCCGCCGGCTGTCGGCGGACGCATCGCCATGCTCGAACGCGTCGAGGGCGAGGAGAAGCGGGATCTCTTCGCCGCGGGAGATATCTACGTGATGCCGTCGCGGAACGAGTCGTTCGGAATGGTCTACCTCGAAGCGTGGGCATGCGGCGTTCCGGTCATCGGCTGCGCGGCGGGAGGGGTGCCGGCGGTCGTGGAGGACGGGGCGGACGGGTTCCTCGTCCCGTTCGGCGACGTGGATCTCCTCGCCGACAGGATACGGCTCCTGCTCGACGCCCCGGAGAGACGCCGGGAGATGGGGAGACGGGGACGGGACAAGGTGGCGTCGCGATACACCTGGGAGATTCAATACGGCAAGGTGAAGCGGCTGTACGCCTCGCTGGGCCTGTTGGCGGGATGA